CATTTCATGGTCTTCATTGTGGTTGTCCTTTCATGGTGGCGACAAACAGGTCGGCCACGCTGGGCGTGCGCACTTCGCCGAAGGTGGCCAGTTGGGTACGGTCGGCGCGGTCGAACAGCATCACCGATTTGCCGAACACGGTGCGCTGCGAGATCGGACCCAGCGCGCTGGCGACGGCCACGAATTGCGGCTCGACCATCACCTCGGCATAGCGTTCGCCCACTTCATCCATGCTGGCGGCCAGCACGATGCGGCCGTTCTCGATGAACATCAGGTCCGACAGGATGTGCTCGACTTCCTCGATCTGGTGGGTGGTGATGACGATGGTCTTCTGTTCGTCGAAATAATCTTCCAGCAGGTTCTGGTAGAACTGTTTTCGATACAGGATGTCCAGGCCCAGCGTGGGTTCGTCGAGCACCAGCAATTTGGCGTCGATCGCCATCACCAGCGCCAGGTGTAGCTGCACCACCATGCCCTTGGACATGGCGGCCACCTTCATGTTCGGCGTCAGCTTGGTGGTGGCGATGTATTGTTCGGCGCGGGCGCGGTCGAAGCGCGGGTGCACGCCGGCCACGAAGTCGATCGCGTCTTTGACTTTCAGCCACTTGGGCAGGATGGCGACGTCGGCAATGAAGCACACGTCGTTCATCAGCAGTTCGCGCTCGGTGCGTGGGTCGCGGCCCAGCACCGACAAGCCGCCCTCGAACGGTGTCAGCCCCAGGATGGCCTTGAGCGTGGTGGTCTTGCCCGAGCCATTCGGTCCGACCAGGCCGACGATGCGGCCGGCGCCGATGGTAAAGCTGACGTTGTCGAGTGCGGTGTGTTTGCCGTAGCGCTTGGTGATGCCGGTGGCGGTGATCACGGCATCCGGATTCAGTTCGGCGTTCATGGCTTTGCTCCCGACGGTGCCGGTGCGGCAGCGCCCAGCAGGGCGGCAGTGTCGAGGCCGAGGCGGCGGATGCGTTCGAGCATGGCCGGCCATTCTTCGCGCATGAAGCGCTCGCGTTCACTCGCCAGCAGTTTGTCGTGTGCGCCTTCGGTTACATACATGCCTAGCCCCCTGCGTTTTTCCACCAGCGCCTCGTCCACCAGTTCCTGGTAGGCCCGCGACACCGTGATTGGGTTGAGTTGATAATCGGCCGCCACCTGGCGCACCGACGGCAGGGCATCGCCCGCCTTGAGCAAGCCGTCGAGCAACATGCCGACCACCTTGTCCTTCAACTGCCGATAAATCGGCGCGTTGTCATTCCAGTCTGTCGCTGACATACATGGAGTCCTCTTGATGTGGTGTTGTAGTGAACTATAACACTAAAAATCAAAAAGGCAATAATTTTGCAGAGGATGGATGGTCTTGGCCGGATGGCGCCGGGCCGGCGCGCTCACACCGTCTCGCTGCGGTCGCGGCCGGCGGCCTTGGCGCGGTAGAGGGCGGCGTCAGCGCGCGCCATCAGCGCTTCCAGGCTCTCGTTTGGCGACTGCTGGCTGGCGATGCCGATGCTGACCGTGTAGTCCGGCACGTTGCCGCCGCGCGCTGCAAACAGCAAGCCATGGATGCGTTGCGCCATCGCTTTCGCCTGCTCGGCCGTGGTGCCCGATAGCAGCACGATGAATTCCTCGCCGCCGAAGCGCGCCACGTGGTCGATCTCGCGCAGGGCGGAGACGGTGGTGCGTGCCGCATGCACCAGCACCTGGTCGCCGACTGCGTGGCCATGCTGGTCGTTGATGGCCTTGAAGTAGTCGAGGTCGATGCTGAGCAGGGTGATCGGCTGGCCATGGCGTTTCATCAGCGCTACCTCGCGGCGGTAGGCGTCGGCGAAACCGCGCCGGTTCAGCACCCCGGTCAGCGGGTCCGAGTTGGAGCGATGCTCCATCACAACCTGCAGACGCCGCGTGGCGATGGTCATGAAGCCGACCGCCATCATCAGCGTCATGAAGTTGGCGGTCAACAGGAAAATGCCCTGTACCGCGCCGTTGCTGGCGTTGCTGGTGCCGACCGCGCCGCTAAGCGCCGCCAGCAACCGCACCAGCAGCACCAGCGACTGCACCAGCAACAGCGCGCCGAAAAACCAGCTGGAGAAGTGGCGTTCGCCATGGCGCACCAGCAGCACCAGTTGCGCCACGTAGAACGACAGCGTCAACGATGAAAACACCGCCACCCGCAACGCGTAGTCCTGGGTGATGACATACCAGCCGATCAGACAGGCCATGCCGGCCACCCACGCCAGCGCCAGCCACCACCAGCTTGGCTTGCGACCGTAGAAGATCTGGGTGCCGATCAGCATCAGCCCGGCGGCGGCCAGCATGGTGCTATTGGCCACGAACAGTAACACCGCTTCCGGCATCAGTGGCCCTGCGCAGAATAACAAGCCGCTCGCCGTCAGCGATAACATGCCCAGCGACTGATGGCCCAACCCTCGCACGTCGGCAGGGAAGCTGCGGTAGGCGGAAAACAACACGATGGTCATCGCCGCCGCCATCAGGGTCGACGTCAGAACGATGGTCGTAGGATCGAGCAATATCACAGTGGAAAGTGGGGGATTTCGTGATCTGCAAGGATACCAGCAACTCCTTGCATGCCGTAAGGCTAATCGGCTTTGGGCAATGTCCATCGCCCTGAACAGTCTGATTGATGAGCCTGGCTAATAAGCGCATGCACTTTTTGCCTCGATGCGCTCGATAGCGCAGCAGCTACATTGGGTTTTCTGCAGGTTGACTCTATTCGATCAAGGAACTCACGCATGGTGATACGACTCTGGCGTATTCTGCCGCTGGCGGTGGTCTGGTGCCCGCCGGGCGTCAGGCACTGGCATGGGGCTGCGCCCACCGCCGCGCTCACCCATATCGCCGTCACCGGCAGCCAGGCAAAGTTAACCGTGAAATCTTAACGGTGAACTTCCACACTGCGGCGTTGCAGGTCCAACGCGTTCGGTAGCGCTGCGCCCGAGGCCGTATTGTCGAAGATGCACCAGGCATCGCGTCCGCTGATCCAGGCTGCCACCTGGTCCAGGTATTCGTCGGAGTAGGACGAGTAATACATGCGCGGACTGCCGTGCAGGCGTGCGTACACGATGTCGGAGGTGAGCGCGAACGGAGCCGGTGCGCCTGCCGGCGGATCGGCGATTACGCGGGTAACGTCATGGGCGCGCAGCAACGCCGTGGCGTCGTCGCCGAACCAGCTGCCGTGGCGCGCTTCGCAGGCGAGGGTACAGGCAAAGTGCTGGCGCAGGTGGGCGAAGAAGGCGTCGGCCACGCTGGTATCGAACCGCAGGCTGGGCGGCAGTTGCACCAGGATGCAGCCAAGCTTGTCGCCGAGCGATTTGGCTTGCCCGGCAAACGCGGCCAGCAGCGCCTCGATACCGACCAGCCGCTGGTCATGGCTGATACTGCGCGGCAGCTTCACGGCAAAGCGAAAAGCGTCGGGCACGCTGGCGGCCCAGCGCGCGTAGGTGGAGGCCTGGTGCGGCTTGTAGAAAGACGAATTGATTTCCACCGCGTTCAGCACGCGCGCATAGCGTTCGAGATGGCTGCCGGCGCCGGGAAAGGAGGGGGCCACTTCACGGCCGATATTCCAGCCGGCGCAGCCGATGCGGATAATGTTGTTCATCGTGCATTGTAGGGCGCTGCGCGCAAACGCGTCGCCCGACTCTGTTTATGACGCCATGCCACGCCACGATTCACTACGTATAATCAACTACGTAATATTACTGAGCATGGTTTTATTTGAATTTGCATAAAGATTATTCACATTGCCGGAAATAAAAACTCGCTTAATTTCCAATGGATAATTTGAATATCTGAATGAAAAATTTTAAGTGCTGGCAATAAAATATTAATGCAAATTCAGGTGAAAAACTTTTGTGCACTGCAAAAGTCCATGCTATATTTCTTTTCAAGCTCAACGCCAGACAAGTCCTCCATCAATGCCAGGTGATCCTTCGGCATGACAGAGCAGGACATTGCGCGCGGAATAACCACAGCGCAATATAAAAACTTTGTATTCATCCTTGTTTCTGTTTTATCCCATCTCACCCGGGAGGACGTCCTGCGCGTCGATTTATTGCGCCGGCCGCCACTCACATTTTTAATATGGACGCCCATCATGAAGAATCTTAAATATGATATTCCGGCCGCCCTCGTGGTCTTTCTCGTGGCCTTGCCGCTCTGCCTGGGCATTGCGCTCGCTTCCGGCGCGCCGCTGATGTCGGGGATTATTTCCGGCATTATCGGCGGCATCGTGGTGGGCGCGCTCAGCGGCTCGCAAACCAGTGTCAGCGGCCCGGCGGCCGGACTGGCGGCAGTGGTGCTGGCGTCGGTGACCAAGCTCGGCGGCTTCGAGATCCTGCTGGTGGCGATCCTGATCGCCGGCGCGCTGCAAGTGGTGATGGGCTTGTGCCGCGCCGGCTTTATCGCCAATTACGTGCCGTCGAGCGTGATCAAGGGGCTGCTGGCGGCGATCGGCATCTTGCTGATCCTGACCCAGATTCCGCATGCGTTCGGTTACGATCCGAAGAACGCCGACAATTTCTCCTTCTTCCAGGGCAATGGCGAGAACCTGTTCTCGATGCTGGGCCGGGCGGTCGAGTTCATCACGCCGGGCGCGCTGCTCATTTCGGCGCTGTCGATCCTCATGCTGGTGTACTGGGGCAAAACGCCGCTCGGACGATTCAAGATGCTGCCGGCGCCGCTGTTCGTGGTGGCGTTTGCCATCGGACTGAACGCCTTTTTCGCTGCCTATGTGCCGTCGCTGGCGATTTCCGCGACCCACCTGGTCGATTTGCCGCCGCTTGACGCCAGCAACCCCGGCGCCTTGCTGCTGCTGCCCGACCTGCGCCACCTGGCCAACCTCGACGTCTGGCTGGTGGGCATCACGATTGCCATCGTGGCGTCGCTGGAAACCCTGCTCAACGTGGAAGCCGTGGACAAGGTCGATCCGCTGAAACGAGAAACGCCGGCCAACCGCGAATTGCTGGCCCAGGGCGTGGGCAATATGCTGGCCGGCCTGCTCGGCGGTTTGCCGGTGACGTCCGTCATCGTGCGCAGCACCGTCAATGTCCAGTCGGGCAACCGGACCAAGGCCTCGGCCGTGCTGCACGGCGTGTTCCTGCTAGGCGGCGTACTGTTGCTCAGTCCCGTGCTGAACATGATTCCGTTGGCGGCCCTGGCCGCGATCCTGATCACCACCGGCTACAAGCTGGCCAACGTGGCCGTGTTCCGCGAGATGTACGGCAAGGGCGGCACGCAGTTCATGCCGTTCGTGATCACCGTGGTGGCGATTGTCGCGACCGATCTCCTGACCGGCGTGGTGATCGGCCTGGTTGCCGGCCTGTTCTATCTGCTGCGCAGCAACTTCCGCAACCCGTACTCGCTGCAGCAGTACAAGCTGCATATCGGCGACGTGATCAAGATGGAATTGCCGAACCAGGTATCGTTCCTGAACAAGGCCACCATCAAGGAAGCGCTGTGGAACATCCCTGCCGGTTCGCAGGTGGTGATCAACGCGTCCGGCACCGACTATATCGACCACGACGCGATGGAAGTGATCGAAGACTACCGCACTGTGGCGGCCGAGCGCGACGTGCAGCTGAGCGTGGTGGGCCTGCGCGAGGTGTATCGCCAGGATGCGCCCGACCAGTTCGTACCGGTGCTCGACCACGCCACCCAGAAAAAGCTGGCGCCCGAAGCCGTGCTACAAGTGCTCAAGGAGGGCAACCAGCGCTTCCGCGAAGGACGGCGCTTCGAGAATGATTATGTGCACCAGGCCAGCGCCACGGCTGGCGGCCAACACCCGATGGCGGTGGTGGTCAACTGCATCGACTCGCGCACGTCGCCGGAAATCATTTTCGATGCCGGCCTCGGTGACCTGCTCACTATCCGCATCGCCGGCAACGTGATCAGCCGCGAAATCATCGGCAGCCTGGAAATCGCCGCCAAGCTTGGCGCCAAGCTGATCGTGGTGAAAGGCCACTCGTCGTGCGGCGCAATTGGCCTGGCCATGCAGCAGGAAGGTTCGCACAGCATCGGCGCCATCACCGGAAAGATCCAGTGGGCGATCCACCAATGCGGCGAACACAGCCACCTGGGCGACAAGGAACTGCGCGACCGCGTGGCGCGCCACAACGTCGAAAATTCCTTGGCAGAAATTATCGACGGCAGCGAGTTCCTACGGTCCGCCATCCGGCGCGGCGAGATCGGCCTGGTGGGCGCCTTCCACGACATTGCCTCGCGCAACGTGGCGTTCGGCGAGCTGGTGGCGCCCGATACCTTCGATCCGCAGCGTCCGCTTCACATCGCGGCCTAGTTCCCGCGACACCGCGCGGCAGGTGGGTCATAATGGCGCTATCTCATCGATGGAACCACCATGACCAAGCTGAAACGCTATTTTTCGCCGTCCCTGTCGTTGCTGGTACTGGCCGGCCTGCTGTCGGCCTGCGCCGCCTTGATTGGCCCGCGCGACGTCGAAGTCAGACAGGAAAAGCTGCAACAGAACCTGGACCGGAAGTTTCCCATGCACCATCGCGTGCTGGGCATTTTCGACGTCGAGCTCAGTCGTCCGCAACTGGCCATCCTGGCCGAGAACAACCGGGTGGCGCTGACGTTCGATCTGAACGTCACGCCGCTGCTGGCGCGGCAGTCGTGGCGCGTATCGATGGCGGTGTCAGGCCGTCTTAACGTCGATCCTGTGCGCAATACCGTGTACATCGCCGACACCCACGTGGACCGGTTCGCGCTCGATAACATGGACGCCGGCAAGCAAACCCAATTGGCCAGCGTGGCCAACCTGCTCAGCGACACCCTGGTAAAAAACGTGGCCGTGCACACCTTCAAGCCGGAAGACTTGCGCTATGCCGGCGTGCAGTTCGAACTGACCGCCATCGATACCCGTCCCGGCGCGCTGGTGGCGCGGCTGCGGCCGGCGGAATCGGCAACCGGTGGCCGCTAACATGCCCGGCTTGCCGCTGCAGCACGACATCGCCGCCGACATTGCGCAGATCCAGTCGATCGAGCCTTCCCCACCATTTTCGAAACGGTGGCGGCGCTGACCGGGCTGCGCTTCGTCTGCGTGGCGCGGGTGACGGCCGATTCGTGGACCACCCGCGCGGTGCTCGACAGCGTGGCCGACGACGGCCGCTGCCGCGACCATCACACGCCGCGCATCTACGGCTTCCAGGGTTATTTTTCGATACCGCTGTTCCGCCCCGACGGCGCCTGTTTCGGCACCCTGTGCGGGCTCGACCCGGTACCCAACGAGTTATCCACGCACAAGGTGACCAGTACCCTCAAGCTGTTCGCCCAGCTGATCTCGGTGCAGCTGGAAAACAACCGCAAGCTGGCCGAGGCGGAACACGCGCTGTCGAACGCCGCGAAAAGGGCCTGGGCCGCGGTTTGTTCATTGTCGCCGAGATTGCCAAGTCGCATGGCGGCGAGATCGCCGTGGTGTCCGATGACGCTGCCACAACCTTCAGTTTCACCATGCGCGGCCTCGCTCTTAATTAACCAGGGTTGTGATGGCGCGGCGAAGCTTCTACAATCGCTCCCTTGACGATACTGTAGAGGCAGCAAATGGAAATTTTTGGCATCGGCATCCACATCCTGGTGGCAATCTTCTTTGCCGTGCACGCGGTGCGCAACGGCCAGCCGATTTACTGGCTGCTGATCCTGTTCATGTTTCCGCTGATCGGCAGCGTGGTGTACTTCATCGCCATCTACCTGCCCAGCTCGCACATCAACCAGGGCGCGCGCAAGGTCGCCAACGTGGCCGTCAAGACCCTGGACCCGGGCCGCGAACTGCGCGAGGCGCGCGAAGCGTACGACTACACGCCCACCGCGCAAAACCAGATGCGCCTGGCCAGCGCGCTGCTCGAAGGCGGCAATGCCGCCGAAGCCGCGACGACGTATGAAGCGTGCCTGCAGGGCCCGTTCTCGGGCGACCTGGAAATCCGCTTTGGCGCCGCGCGCGCCACGTTCGCTGCCGGCCGCGCCGACGATGCGGTAAAACACCTGCAAACCATCCGCGCCGCCAACGACGGCTTCCGGGCCGAGCAGGTGTCGCTGTTGCTGGCGCAGGCCTGGGCGGCAGCAGGGCGCCAGGATGAGGCGCGCGCCGAGTTCGAACATGCGTTGAGCCGCTATAGCGGTTTTACCACCCAGGCCGAATATGCGATCTGGGCGGCCGGCGCGGGCGATGCCGACAAGGCGCGCGCGCTGGAAGTGGAACTGCGCCGCACCATCGAGCGCTGGACGCCGCAAACGCGGGATCTGAACCAGCCGCTGATCAAGCGGCTCAATGCTGCAATGGCGGCGTTGCGTTAAAACTCAGGAAATAACTGCGCCACGTACATCGTGGCGCGTGATCACGCCGGCACTATCGATGGCAATCCAGCCACCGCGTGGCGGCGTCGCCTCCGGCTCCCAGTCCGGCAGCACGTAGCGGCGCGTAGCGCCTGCCAGGTGCAGGGCAGGGCGGTGGGTGTGGCCGTGGATCATGATGTTCGTATTGGTTTGCGCAAACAGGTCGGCAATCGCCTGCGGCGTCACATCCATGATTTCCATGGTCTTGGCGCCCTGGTCCTTGCGGCTGTTTTCGCGCATGCCGGCGATGATCGCTTTGCGCTGCGCCAGCGGCATCGCCACGAACTGCTGCTGCCATGCCGGCTGCCGCACCATGGCGCGAAATTC
This is a stretch of genomic DNA from Duganella zoogloeoides. It encodes these proteins:
- a CDS encoding ABC transporter ATP-binding protein, which gives rise to MNAELNPDAVITATGITKRYGKHTALDNVSFTIGAGRIVGLVGPNGSGKTTTLKAILGLTPFEGGLSVLGRDPRTERELLMNDVCFIADVAILPKWLKVKDAIDFVAGVHPRFDRARAEQYIATTKLTPNMKVAAMSKGMVVQLHLALVMAIDAKLLVLDEPTLGLDILYRKQFYQNLLEDYFDEQKTIVITTHQIEEVEHILSDLMFIENGRIVLAASMDEVGERYAEVMVEPQFVAVASALGPISQRTVFGKSVMLFDRADRTQLATFGEVRTPSVADLFVATMKGQPQ
- a CDS encoding GntR family transcriptional regulator, with the translated sequence MSATDWNDNAPIYRQLKDKVVGMLLDGLLKAGDALPSVRQVAADYQLNPITVSRAYQELVDEALVEKRRGLGMYVTEGAHDKLLASERERFMREEWPAMLERIRRLGLDTAALLGAAAPAPSGAKP
- a CDS encoding GGDEF domain-containing protein — translated: MILLDPTTIVLTSTLMAAAMTIVLFSAYRSFPADVRGLGHQSLGMLSLTASGLLFCAGPLMPEAVLLFVANSTMLAAAGLMLIGTQIFYGRKPSWWWLALAWVAGMACLIGWYVITQDYALRVAVFSSLTLSFYVAQLVLLVRHGERHFSSWFFGALLLVQSLVLLVRLLAALSGAVGTSNASNGAVQGIFLLTANFMTLMMAVGFMTIATRRLQVVMEHRSNSDPLTGVLNRRGFADAYRREVALMKRHGQPITLLSIDLDYFKAINDQHGHAVGDQVLVHAARTTVSALREIDHVARFGGEEFIVLLSGTTAEQAKAMAQRIHGLLFAARGGNVPDYTVSIGIASQQSPNESLEALMARADAALYRAKAAGRDRSETV
- a CDS encoding DUF72 domain-containing protein produces the protein MNNIIRIGCAGWNIGREVAPSFPGAGSHLERYARVLNAVEINSSFYKPHQASTYARWAASVPDAFRFAVKLPRSISHDQRLVGIEALLAAFAGQAKSLGDKLGCILVQLPPSLRFDTSVADAFFAHLRQHFACTLACEARHGSWFGDDATALLRAHDVTRVIADPPAGAPAPFALTSDIVYARLHGSPRMYYSSYSDEYLDQVAAWISGRDAWCIFDNTASGAALPNALDLQRRSVEVHR
- a CDS encoding bifunctional SulP family inorganic anion transporter/carbonic anhydrase, with translation MKNLKYDIPAALVVFLVALPLCLGIALASGAPLMSGIISGIIGGIVVGALSGSQTSVSGPAAGLAAVVLASVTKLGGFEILLVAILIAGALQVVMGLCRAGFIANYVPSSVIKGLLAAIGILLILTQIPHAFGYDPKNADNFSFFQGNGENLFSMLGRAVEFITPGALLISALSILMLVYWGKTPLGRFKMLPAPLFVVAFAIGLNAFFAAYVPSLAISATHLVDLPPLDASNPGALLLLPDLRHLANLDVWLVGITIAIVASLETLLNVEAVDKVDPLKRETPANRELLAQGVGNMLAGLLGGLPVTSVIVRSTVNVQSGNRTKASAVLHGVFLLGGVLLLSPVLNMIPLAALAAILITTGYKLANVAVFREMYGKGGTQFMPFVITVVAIVATDLLTGVVIGLVAGLFYLLRSNFRNPYSLQQYKLHIGDVIKMELPNQVSFLNKATIKEALWNIPAGSQVVINASGTDYIDHDAMEVIEDYRTVAAERDVQLSVVGLREVYRQDAPDQFVPVLDHATQKKLAPEAVLQVLKEGNQRFREGRRFENDYVHQASATAGGQHPMAVVVNCIDSRTSPEIIFDAGLGDLLTIRIAGNVISREIIGSLEIAAKLGAKLIVVKGHSSCGAIGLAMQQEGSHSIGAITGKIQWAIHQCGEHSHLGDKELRDRVARHNVENSLAEIIDGSEFLRSAIRRGEIGLVGAFHDIASRNVAFGELVAPDTFDPQRPLHIAA
- a CDS encoding DUF1439 domain-containing protein → MTKLKRYFSPSLSLLVLAGLLSACAALIGPRDVEVRQEKLQQNLDRKFPMHHRVLGIFDVELSRPQLAILAENNRVALTFDLNVTPLLARQSWRVSMAVSGRLNVDPVRNTVYIADTHVDRFALDNMDAGKQTQLASVANLLSDTLVKNVAVHTFKPEDLRYAGVQFELTAIDTRPGALVARLRPAESATGGR
- a CDS encoding GAF domain-containing protein, with protein sequence MAALTGLRFVCVARVTADSWTTRAVLDSVADDGRCRDHHTPRIYGFQGYFSIPLFRPDGACFGTLCGLDPVPNELSTHKVTSTLKLFAQLISVQLENNRKLAEAEHALSNAAKRAWAAVCSLSPRLPSRMAARSPWCPMTLPQPSVSPCAASLLINQGCDGAAKLLQSLP
- a CDS encoding tetratricopeptide repeat protein, with amino-acid sequence MEIFGIGIHILVAIFFAVHAVRNGQPIYWLLILFMFPLIGSVVYFIAIYLPSSHINQGARKVANVAVKTLDPGRELREAREAYDYTPTAQNQMRLASALLEGGNAAEAATTYEACLQGPFSGDLEIRFGAARATFAAGRADDAVKHLQTIRAANDGFRAEQVSLLLAQAWAAAGRQDEARAEFEHALSRYSGFTTQAEYAIWAAGAGDADKARALEVELRRTIERWTPQTRDLNQPLIKRLNAAMAALR